From Halanaeroarchaeum sulfurireducens, a single genomic window includes:
- the leuS gene encoding leucine--tRNA ligase produces the protein MDYEPREIERTWQTRWAERGRYEADPDDGEATFVTVPYPYPSGGMHIGHARTYTVPDVYARYRRLQGDTVLFPIAWHVTGTPIIGAVNRLQEGEPEQLSVLRDTYGVPKDELSDLETPMGFARYFIENHYKANMKALGLSIDWRREFTTNDERYSKFITWQYETLKDRGLLEKGLHPVKYCTNEENPVTTHDLLEGEEAEFQEYSLIKFETEDAVMPMATLRPETVYGVTNAFVRPDGTYVRATVDGEPWIVSQDAVEKLRLQERAVTVEETFAGDRLVGATVTNPVTDDEVVILPADFVDPDNATGVVMSVPAHSPDDWVALEAVKSDTERLREYDIDPETVAAIEPRSIIEVEDYGAYPARDAVEAFDIDGQDDPALEDATQEVYNREFHAGRLKEMYDEYAGSVVEDVRDELKADFESRGDFDSMYEFSEEVVCRCGGDVEVAKQETWFLRYNDEAWEAKTRRVVDEMDAIPENTRDQFYHTIGWLNEWPCIRNYGLGTRLPWDDDFVIEPLSDSTIYMAYYTIAHRIGDVPVEQLTREFFDALFYGEDAVEDPPERALDLREEWDYWYPVDYRCSGNDLISNHLTFYLYHHAELFDEPDWPQGVAIMGMGLLEGEKMSSSKGHVVLPSEAIDEYGADTVRFFLLNSAEPWQDYDWRAEEVQSTQDQLAGFWRRAQEVIDLDAPAERPDLRRIDRWLLSKLQATIRDVTGSLEEFSTRHASQDAFYQLEEHLRWYRKRAELDRPGATWTRQEVLRARLRMLAPVIPFMTNELHEQLDGVPVEDAGWPEPDPELESDRVELEEELVEGLADDVRDIVDVTETDPDRIQVFTAADWKHTVFEEVVETGPDVGAVMGSVMQYDGLRERGDAVNDLVQSLVADVRERSDEERQALRKIDETDVYESAAGFLAREFDATVDVVPEDETDEEKAESAEPFRPAILLS, from the coding sequence ATGGACTACGAGCCACGGGAAATCGAGCGAACGTGGCAGACCCGCTGGGCGGAACGCGGCCGGTACGAAGCCGACCCCGACGACGGGGAGGCCACCTTCGTGACGGTCCCCTATCCGTACCCGAGCGGCGGGATGCACATCGGTCACGCTCGAACCTACACCGTCCCGGACGTGTACGCGCGATACCGCCGGCTCCAGGGCGACACCGTCCTGTTCCCCATCGCGTGGCACGTGACCGGCACGCCGATCATCGGCGCAGTCAACCGTCTCCAGGAGGGCGAACCGGAACAGCTCTCGGTGCTCCGGGACACGTACGGGGTCCCGAAGGACGAACTCTCGGACCTCGAGACGCCGATGGGCTTTGCGCGATACTTCATCGAGAACCACTACAAGGCCAACATGAAGGCCCTGGGATTGAGTATCGACTGGCGCCGGGAGTTCACCACCAACGACGAGCGCTACTCGAAGTTTATCACCTGGCAGTACGAGACGCTGAAGGATCGCGGCCTCCTCGAAAAGGGGCTCCATCCGGTCAAGTACTGCACCAACGAGGAGAATCCAGTCACGACACACGACCTGCTCGAGGGTGAGGAGGCGGAATTCCAGGAGTACTCGCTCATCAAGTTCGAGACCGAGGATGCCGTGATGCCCATGGCGACGCTCCGACCGGAGACCGTCTACGGCGTCACCAACGCCTTCGTGCGACCTGACGGGACCTACGTCCGTGCCACGGTCGACGGGGAGCCCTGGATCGTCTCCCAGGACGCCGTCGAAAAGCTGCGGCTCCAGGAGCGGGCGGTGACCGTCGAGGAGACTTTCGCTGGCGACCGCCTGGTGGGGGCGACCGTCACCAACCCCGTCACCGACGACGAGGTCGTGATCCTGCCGGCCGACTTCGTGGACCCGGACAACGCGACGGGCGTCGTCATGTCCGTTCCCGCCCACAGCCCGGACGACTGGGTGGCCCTGGAGGCGGTGAAATCCGACACGGAGCGCCTCCGCGAGTACGACATCGACCCGGAAACCGTCGCGGCCATCGAACCACGATCGATCATCGAGGTGGAGGATTACGGGGCATATCCCGCCCGGGACGCGGTCGAAGCGTTCGACATCGATGGACAGGACGACCCAGCCCTCGAGGACGCGACCCAGGAGGTCTACAACCGCGAGTTTCACGCGGGCCGGCTCAAGGAGATGTACGACGAGTACGCCGGATCGGTCGTGGAGGACGTCCGCGACGAACTCAAAGCCGACTTCGAGTCGCGTGGGGACTTCGACTCCATGTACGAGTTCTCCGAGGAGGTCGTCTGCCGGTGTGGCGGCGACGTCGAGGTGGCCAAACAGGAGACGTGGTTCCTGCGGTACAACGACGAGGCCTGGGAGGCGAAGACCCGTCGCGTCGTCGACGAGATGGACGCCATTCCGGAGAACACGCGCGATCAGTTCTACCACACCATCGGCTGGCTCAACGAGTGGCCCTGTATCCGCAACTACGGACTGGGCACCCGGCTGCCGTGGGACGACGACTTCGTCATCGAACCGCTCTCCGACTCGACCATCTACATGGCGTACTACACCATCGCCCACCGCATCGGAGACGTCCCTGTCGAGCAGCTCACCCGCGAGTTTTTCGACGCCCTGTTCTACGGCGAAGACGCCGTCGAGGACCCGCCCGAGCGGGCGCTCGACCTGCGCGAGGAGTGGGACTACTGGTACCCCGTCGATTATCGCTGCTCCGGCAACGACCTCATCTCGAACCACCTGACGTTCTACCTCTACCATCACGCGGAACTCTTCGACGAGCCGGACTGGCCCCAGGGCGTTGCCATCATGGGGATGGGACTGCTCGAGGGCGAGAAGATGTCCTCCTCGAAGGGCCACGTCGTGTTGCCCTCCGAGGCTATCGACGAGTACGGCGCGGACACCGTGCGCTTTTTCCTGCTGAACTCGGCGGAGCCGTGGCAGGATTACGACTGGCGCGCCGAGGAGGTCCAGAGCACCCAGGATCAGCTCGCCGGGTTCTGGCGGCGGGCCCAGGAGGTCATCGACCTGGACGCGCCGGCGGAGCGTCCCGATCTCAGGCGGATCGACCGCTGGCTCCTCTCGAAGCTCCAGGCAACGATCCGCGACGTCACCGGGTCCCTGGAGGAGTTCAGCACCCGCCACGCCAGCCAGGACGCCTTCTATCAACTCGAAGAGCACCTGCGCTGGTACCGCAAGCGCGCCGAACTCGACCGACCGGGCGCAACGTGGACCCGCCAGGAGGTGCTGCGCGCCCGCCTGCGCATGCTCGCGCCAGTCATCCCGTTCATGACGAACGAGCTGCACGAACAACTCGACGGCGTCCCGGTCGAGGACGCCGGCTGGCCGGAGCCAGATCCGGAACTCGAGTCGGACCGGGTCGAACTCGAAGAGGAACTCGTGGAGGGACTGGCCGACGACGTCCGGGACATCGTCGACGTCACCGAGACGGATCCGGACCGCATTCAGGTCTTCACCGCGGCTGACTGGAAGCACACGGTCTTCGAGGAGGTCGTGGAGACCGGGCCCGACGTCGGGGCGGTGATGGGATCGGTCATGCAGTACGACGGACTTCGCGAGCGCGGCGACGCCGTCAACGACCTGGTGCAGTCGCTCGTCGCCGACGTGCGCGAGCGCAGCGACGAGGAACGACAGGCCCTCCGGAAGATCGACGAGACGGACGTCTACGAGTCGGCCGCCGGGTTCCTCGCCCGCGAGTTCGACGCGACG